The proteins below are encoded in one region of Pontibacter deserti:
- a CDS encoding glycosyltransferase family 61 protein produces MLKHHFKRLIKTILAPIKFDFIINARGVVSIKEELSKLNSLTNYLILYNSESIKRKPAKSLFCSHWKFEKGAPGLVYDSEEVFIANLQDVKIVGRNGAVLTNKNEIIKDVTVEIGRNIYDHSLLHQVVFKKPIYIKYVSTVVAAADASNNYFHWMFDVIPRIGWVLHSKSKLQDIKVWFINSRKQPFQNETLNHIGIEKTSTIELDVHDYYVCDNLVIPSLSGLSGNASIRVVNMIRYLFKEWMIESENNSQEPIFISRNNASKRKISNFKELRPVLQDLGVKVIELESMSVSEQVKLFYNTNLIIGVHGAGLSNLVFCKPGSTVVEIFSPNYVNQCYWTIASHVDLNYHYLVGEGSIVKDTLNHLLDEDIVLDIHKFQALVEQILNRENA; encoded by the coding sequence TTGCTGAAACACCACTTTAAGCGACTTATCAAGACTATTTTAGCACCTATCAAATTTGACTTCATTATAAATGCAAGAGGAGTTGTTAGTATCAAAGAAGAGCTTTCTAAGCTTAATTCCCTTACTAATTATCTAATTCTATATAATTCAGAGTCAATAAAGAGAAAGCCAGCTAAGTCATTATTCTGTTCTCATTGGAAATTTGAAAAAGGAGCTCCAGGGTTAGTTTATGATTCGGAAGAAGTTTTTATTGCTAATCTACAAGATGTGAAAATTGTTGGACGTAATGGAGCCGTCTTAACAAATAAGAATGAGATTATTAAGGATGTGACTGTTGAAATAGGAAGAAATATTTATGATCATAGTTTATTACATCAAGTAGTATTCAAAAAGCCAATATATATTAAATATGTTTCTACTGTGGTTGCTGCAGCTGATGCGAGTAATAATTATTTTCATTGGATGTTTGATGTTATTCCAAGAATAGGATGGGTTTTGCATTCTAAATCTAAACTACAAGATATTAAGGTATGGTTTATCAATAGCAGGAAGCAGCCATTTCAAAACGAAACTCTCAATCATATAGGCATTGAAAAAACTTCTACAATTGAATTGGATGTTCACGACTACTATGTTTGCGATAATTTGGTGATTCCTTCACTCAGTGGGTTGTCTGGCAATGCATCTATAAGAGTTGTTAACATGATAAGATATCTTTTTAAAGAATGGATGATTGAAAGCGAAAACAATAGCCAAGAACCAATATTCATTTCACGTAATAATGCATCAAAAAGGAAAATATCAAATTTTAAAGAATTACGCCCAGTTCTTCAAGATCTAGGAGTAAAAGTAATTGAATTGGAATCAATGTCTGTGTCTGAACAAGTTAAATTGTTTTACAATACAAATTTAATAATTGGTGTTCATGGTGCTGGTTTATCAAATCTTGTTTTCTGTAAACCGGGTTCAACTGTTGTTGAAATATTTAGCCCAAATTATGTTAACCAGTGCTACTGGACAATTGCCTCTCATGTTGACCTGAACTATCATTATTTAGTTGGTGAGGGTAGTATTGTAAAAGATACTTTAAATCATCTTCTTGATGAAGATATAGTTTTGGATATTCATAAATTTCAAGCATTAGTTGAACAAATCTTAAATAGAGAAAATGCCTGA
- a CDS encoding acyltransferase: MLKYINLNTLRFNFHYFPFKIAIKLPVLVSSNVYLHTLKGQVQLLSDVSFGMIKIGFGNVGIFDKKKSRTIWEVNGLIKFKKSIFIGHGARISVGKNGVIIFGNRFNLTAESSIVAFLEVSFGDDCLISWDCLIMDTDFHSITKENQKINEDKPIVILDKVWISARCTILKGSIIPYGSVIAAGSIVHQKLSINRCIYAGNPLRVVKELVDWSI, encoded by the coding sequence ATGCTTAAGTACATAAACCTAAATACTTTAAGGTTTAATTTTCATTATTTTCCATTTAAAATTGCTATTAAACTTCCTGTTCTAGTTTCATCGAATGTATACCTACATACATTAAAAGGGCAAGTTCAATTACTTAGTGATGTTTCTTTTGGAATGATAAAGATTGGCTTTGGCAATGTAGGTATATTTGATAAAAAAAAATCTCGTACAATTTGGGAGGTTAATGGACTTATAAAATTTAAAAAATCAATTTTTATTGGTCACGGAGCTAGAATCTCAGTTGGTAAAAATGGAGTTATTATATTCGGTAATAGATTTAACTTAACTGCTGAAAGTAGTATTGTCGCGTTTTTAGAAGTATCCTTCGGAGATGATTGCTTGATATCTTGGGATTGCCTTATAATGGACACTGATTTTCATAGTATCACAAAAGAAAATCAAAAGATTAATGAAGATAAACCTATAGTTATCTTAGATAAAGTATGGATTTCAGCTAGATGTACAATATTGAAAGGATCTATAATTCCTTATGGAAGTGTAATAGCAGCTGGTAGTATTGTACACCAAAAGTTATCAATAAATAGATGTATCTATGCTGGAAATCCATTGCGAGTTGTAAAAGAGTTAGTTGATTGGAGTATTTAA